One Tamlana carrageenivorans genomic region harbors:
- the ribB gene encoding 3,4-dihydroxy-2-butanone-4-phosphate synthase produces the protein MILEEPMTQDTTQKIKLDTIHSAIEDIRHGKVIIVVDDENRENEGDFLAAAEKITPEIINFMATQGRGLICAPLTENRCKDLDLHMMVRNNTDHMETAFTVSVDLKGKGVTTGISAADRALTVKALVDEDTKPYDLARPGHIFPLVAKEGGVLRRTGHTEAAIDFARLAGLKPAGVIVEIMNEDGTMARLPQLMEVAKKHDIKIVSIEDLVAYRMQHDSLIEKKEDFQIETRFGSFRLRAYEQTTNKQIHIALTKGVWKADEAVLTRINSTLVNNDILGTLTNKADDDLNAMFKVVNDEGKGAIIFINQEAQSMNILKRLAYLKNHQVENEVSKAPKINMDNRDFGIGAQILHDLNIHKLRIISNTQQQSKRVGLIGYGLEITDYVGY, from the coding sequence ATGATATTAGAAGAACCTATGACACAAGATACCACACAAAAAATCAAGCTTGATACCATCCATTCTGCTATTGAAGATATTAGACATGGTAAAGTTATCATTGTTGTGGATGATGAGAACCGAGAAAATGAAGGTGATTTTTTAGCTGCCGCAGAAAAAATAACGCCTGAGATTATAAATTTTATGGCCACTCAAGGTCGCGGACTCATTTGTGCACCGCTAACCGAAAATAGATGTAAGGATTTAGACTTACACATGATGGTTAGAAACAACACCGACCACATGGAAACGGCATTTACCGTATCGGTTGATTTAAAAGGTAAAGGTGTTACTACAGGGATTTCAGCAGCCGATAGAGCTTTAACCGTTAAAGCCCTTGTTGACGAAGATACAAAACCGTACGATTTGGCAAGACCAGGTCATATTTTCCCTTTAGTAGCCAAAGAAGGTGGCGTTTTAAGACGTACAGGACATACCGAAGCTGCTATAGATTTCGCACGATTAGCAGGCCTAAAACCCGCTGGTGTGATTGTTGAAATCATGAATGAAGATGGTACCATGGCAAGACTTCCTCAACTTATGGAAGTAGCTAAAAAACATGATATCAAAATTGTATCTATTGAAGATTTGGTTGCTTACCGTATGCAACACGATTCTTTAATTGAGAAAAAGGAAGATTTCCAAATAGAAACCCGTTTTGGTAGTTTTAGGTTAAGAGCCTACGAACAAACCACAAACAAGCAAATTCATATAGCTTTAACTAAAGGCGTTTGGAAAGCCGATGAAGCGGTTTTAACCAGAATCAATTCTACATTAGTTAATAACGATATTTTAGGTACCCTTACCAATAAAGCCGACGATGATTTAAACGCCATGTTCAAAGTAGTTAATGATGAAGGTAAAGGCGCTATCATCTTTATTAATCAAGAAGCACAATCCATGAATATTCTAAAGCGATTGGCTTACTTGAAAAACCATCAAGTAGAAAATGAAGTAAGCAAAGCTCCAAAAATTAATATGGATAATAGAGATTTTGGAATTGGTGCTCAAATATTACACGATTTAAACATTCATAAACTGCGCATAATTTCTAACACACAACAACAAAGTAAGCGTGTAGGTTTAATAGGCTATGGTTTAGAAATCACCGATTATGTAGGATACTAA
- a CDS encoding IS4 family transposase, whose product MNKSKNFSGHPIIKQVLNFILPKDVHRTAKKHNSDRYTKKFTTYEHLATMVFTVISGCSSLREVSSIMLACEGKINHLGLTDFPKRSTLSDANRRRSSEVFADIYHLLYKRYHRFLSDSRPLEPAVKNLKIVDSSTIPLFSDILKGVGRNPLNGKKKGGIKMHTMINAMEDVPCLIKFSSAATHDHTFLKDLELKKGSYVVFDKGYVDYEQYQKWTLEDVYFVTRQKDNARYTSLEEFDISNKVDDAVLKDEKIGLTDKNGNAFSLRRIAFWHEKHQKVYEFITNNYDLDADKIADIYKNRWQIETMFKRLKQNFPLKYFLGDNQNAIEIQIWVSLIIQLIMLVIQRKAQRNWAYSNMMSVIRYHLMTYIDLFKFLKNPEANWEEITTKNIGQLSLFDP is encoded by the coding sequence ATGAATAAAAGTAAAAACTTTAGCGGACACCCCATAATCAAACAGGTATTAAATTTCATTTTGCCCAAAGATGTTCATCGGACAGCCAAAAAGCACAACAGCGATCGCTATACCAAAAAGTTTACCACCTATGAGCATTTGGCCACTATGGTATTTACCGTGATCAGTGGCTGTAGCTCACTTCGTGAGGTTTCCAGTATTATGCTTGCCTGCGAGGGAAAGATCAACCATCTAGGACTCACGGACTTTCCAAAACGCAGTACCTTGTCAGATGCTAACAGGAGAAGAAGCTCTGAAGTATTTGCCGATATTTATCATTTACTCTACAAACGTTACCATCGCTTTTTATCGGACAGCAGACCCTTAGAACCTGCAGTGAAGAACCTTAAAATCGTTGATTCCTCGACCATCCCCCTATTTAGTGACATTCTTAAAGGTGTAGGAAGGAACCCGCTCAACGGCAAAAAGAAAGGAGGTATCAAGATGCATACTATGATAAACGCCATGGAAGACGTTCCTTGTCTGATTAAGTTTTCAAGCGCGGCCACGCACGACCACACCTTTTTAAAAGACCTGGAACTCAAGAAGGGCTCTTATGTGGTTTTTGACAAAGGGTATGTGGATTATGAGCAATACCAAAAATGGACACTGGAAGATGTTTACTTTGTGACTCGGCAAAAGGACAATGCTCGCTATACAAGCCTTGAAGAGTTTGATATCTCCAATAAAGTGGACGATGCTGTCCTAAAGGACGAAAAAATAGGGCTTACGGACAAAAACGGCAACGCTTTTTCCCTGAGGAGAATCGCTTTTTGGCACGAAAAGCACCAAAAAGTTTATGAGTTCATCACTAATAATTATGATCTTGATGCAGACAAAATAGCCGACATCTATAAAAATAGGTGGCAGATTGAGACGATGTTCAAGCGGCTTAAACAGAACTTTCCGCTAAAGTATTTTTTGGGAGACAATCAAAATGCCATCGAAATACAAATCTGGGTCAGTTTGATAATCCAGCTCATTATGCTTGTGATCCAAAGAAAAGCCCAAAGAAACTGGGCTTATTCCAATATGATGTCCGTCATACGATACCATTTGATGACATATATCGATTTGTTCAAATTCCTGAAAAACCCAGAAGCTAATTGGGAAGAGATTACAACCAAAAACATTGGGCAATTAAGCCTTTTTGACCCATAA